In Panthera tigris isolate Pti1 chromosome C1, P.tigris_Pti1_mat1.1, whole genome shotgun sequence, the following proteins share a genomic window:
- the OLFML3 gene encoding olfactomedin-like protein 3 isoform X1 codes for MGPCTPLLILFLLSRLRPLQGQQHHLVEYMERRLAALEERLAQCQDQSSRHAAELRDFKNKMLPLLEVAEKEREALRTEADTISGRVDRLEREVDYLETQNPALPCVEVDEKVTGGPGIKGKGRRNEKYDMLTDCGYTISQVRSMKILKRFGGPAGLWTKDPMGPTERIYVLDGTQNDTAFVFPRLRDFTLAMAARKASRVRVPFPWVGTGQLVYGGFLYYARRPPGGPGGGGELENTLQLIKFHLANRTVVDSSVFPAEGLIPPYGLTADTYIDLAADEEGLWAVYATREDDRHLCLAKLDPQTLDTEQQWDTPCPRENAEAAFVICGTLYVVYNTRPASRARIQCSFDASGTLTPERAALPYFPRRYGAHASLRYNPRERQLYAWDDGYQIVYKLEMRKKEEEV; via the exons ATGGGGCCCTGCACGCCTCTCCTCATCTTGTTCCTTTTGTCACGGCTGCGACCCCTTCAAGGACAGCAGCACCACCTTGTGGAGTACATGGAACGCCGACTAGCCGCCTTAGAG GAACGGCTGGCCCAGTGCCAGGACCAAAGTAGCCGGCATGCTGCTGAGCTGAGGGACTTCAAGAACAAAATGCTGCCGCTGCTGGAGGTGGCCGAGAAGGAGCGAGAGGCGCTCAGAACTGAGGCTGACACCATCTCGGGGAGAGTGGACCGGCTAGAGCGGGAGGTTGACTACCTGGAGACCCAGAACCCAGCACTACCCTGTGTGGAGGTTGATGAGAAAGTGACCGGAGGCCCTGGGATCAAAGGCAAGGGCAGAAGAAACGAGAAGTACGATATGCTGACAG ACTGTGGCTACACAATCTCTCAGGTGAGATCAATGAAGATCCTGAAGCGGTTCGGTGGCCCTGCTGGTCTGTGGACCAAGGATCCAATGGGGCCAACAGAGAGGATCTACGTGTTAGATGGGACACAGAACGACACGGCCTTCGTCTTCCCGAGGCTGCGGGACTTCACCCTTGCCATGGCCGCCCGGAAAGCTTCCCGGGTCCGGGTGCCCTTCCCCTGGGTAGGCACGGGGCAGCTGGTCTATGGTGGCTTTCTTTATTATGCCCGGAGGCCTCCCGGAGGAcccggagggggaggggagttggAGAACACTTTGCAGCTCATCAAATTCCATCTGGCAAACCGAACGGTGGTGGACAGCTCAGTATTCCCGGCGGAGGGTTTGATCCCCCCGTACGGGCTGACAGCGGACACGTACATTGACCTGGCAGCCGACGAGGAGGGCCTCTGGGCTGTCTATGCCACTCGGGAAGATGACAGGCACTTGTGTCTGGCCAAGTTGGACCCACAGACGCTGGACACAGAGCAGCAGTGGGACACCCCGTGCCCCAGGGAGAATGCCGAGGCCGCCTTCGTCATCTGTGGGACCCTATACGTTGTCTATAACACCCGCCCTGCCAGCCGGGCCCGCATCCAGTGCTCCTTTGATGCCAGTGGCACGCTGACCCCTGAAAGGGCAGCACTCCCTTATTTCCCCCGCCGATACGGTGCCCACGCCAGTCTCCGCTATAACCCCCGGGAGCGCCAGCTCTACGCCTGGGACGACGGCTACCAGATTGTCTATAagctggaaatgagaaagaaagaggaagaagtctGA
- the OLFML3 gene encoding olfactomedin-like protein 3 isoform X2, with translation MTQWRCSQRTWAGGHEAGERLAQCQDQSSRHAAELRDFKNKMLPLLEVAEKEREALRTEADTISGRVDRLEREVDYLETQNPALPCVEVDEKVTGGPGIKGKGRRNEKYDMLTDCGYTISQVRSMKILKRFGGPAGLWTKDPMGPTERIYVLDGTQNDTAFVFPRLRDFTLAMAARKASRVRVPFPWVGTGQLVYGGFLYYARRPPGGPGGGGELENTLQLIKFHLANRTVVDSSVFPAEGLIPPYGLTADTYIDLAADEEGLWAVYATREDDRHLCLAKLDPQTLDTEQQWDTPCPRENAEAAFVICGTLYVVYNTRPASRARIQCSFDASGTLTPERAALPYFPRRYGAHASLRYNPRERQLYAWDDGYQIVYKLEMRKKEEEV, from the exons ATGACTCAGTGGCGCTGCTCACAGAGAACATGGGCTGGAGGACACGAAGCGGGG GAACGGCTGGCCCAGTGCCAGGACCAAAGTAGCCGGCATGCTGCTGAGCTGAGGGACTTCAAGAACAAAATGCTGCCGCTGCTGGAGGTGGCCGAGAAGGAGCGAGAGGCGCTCAGAACTGAGGCTGACACCATCTCGGGGAGAGTGGACCGGCTAGAGCGGGAGGTTGACTACCTGGAGACCCAGAACCCAGCACTACCCTGTGTGGAGGTTGATGAGAAAGTGACCGGAGGCCCTGGGATCAAAGGCAAGGGCAGAAGAAACGAGAAGTACGATATGCTGACAG ACTGTGGCTACACAATCTCTCAGGTGAGATCAATGAAGATCCTGAAGCGGTTCGGTGGCCCTGCTGGTCTGTGGACCAAGGATCCAATGGGGCCAACAGAGAGGATCTACGTGTTAGATGGGACACAGAACGACACGGCCTTCGTCTTCCCGAGGCTGCGGGACTTCACCCTTGCCATGGCCGCCCGGAAAGCTTCCCGGGTCCGGGTGCCCTTCCCCTGGGTAGGCACGGGGCAGCTGGTCTATGGTGGCTTTCTTTATTATGCCCGGAGGCCTCCCGGAGGAcccggagggggaggggagttggAGAACACTTTGCAGCTCATCAAATTCCATCTGGCAAACCGAACGGTGGTGGACAGCTCAGTATTCCCGGCGGAGGGTTTGATCCCCCCGTACGGGCTGACAGCGGACACGTACATTGACCTGGCAGCCGACGAGGAGGGCCTCTGGGCTGTCTATGCCACTCGGGAAGATGACAGGCACTTGTGTCTGGCCAAGTTGGACCCACAGACGCTGGACACAGAGCAGCAGTGGGACACCCCGTGCCCCAGGGAGAATGCCGAGGCCGCCTTCGTCATCTGTGGGACCCTATACGTTGTCTATAACACCCGCCCTGCCAGCCGGGCCCGCATCCAGTGCTCCTTTGATGCCAGTGGCACGCTGACCCCTGAAAGGGCAGCACTCCCTTATTTCCCCCGCCGATACGGTGCCCACGCCAGTCTCCGCTATAACCCCCGGGAGCGCCAGCTCTACGCCTGGGACGACGGCTACCAGATTGTCTATAagctggaaatgagaaagaaagaggaagaagtctGA